The following proteins come from a genomic window of Athalia rosae chromosome 1, iyAthRosa1.1, whole genome shotgun sequence:
- the LOC105689028 gene encoding GRB10-interacting GYF protein 2 isoform X6 — protein sequence MTDSMKFGPEWLRNLSGDGCSAGGGGGGPGILTTPRYQLAEHRYGREEMLALFDRNCKPPEPLVTFPALYIVQAQQPLALTPMTEEEARSWNSGLTNNVGRGRGGSVDRGGRGRGGRGIYPGHYSRGVVFDEPGDGVRAETQSFQGRSRPFDRSQSERGWSERNGGPEPGDWNGSTSPRKELGRGGVGGSFMEGNWRRQRAGEDDDGWRVASGNRGDKWVRGSWRDGGGSERGDRLDRPDGVDGEEVRSGSTRWEHRTSHRSSHDSVHHPPTRSLRTWEPNHHDNHDNLPEWATENPSESGGSFDASGAFHGGMYSDDDEDGIISAGGNRETRIRHLSEGNNLSNSKPLSKSLLHNQGPISSRRISATTNALIRERPKSLQPFEDKESSEEQEKRSVSPPKPLSTPNNTPIKSSPPPVVDITPRKVQSPTNLDKVIDQNPSQIEQNSKSSGEIAVKKVRTTETRSETSVINNEKPPLHSGLKKSKSTLGMMSATNVRQRSEEDLDRMKEEADALVAKLMADEEIHKDQRSSVPPSVNNQVPGIPSGQEKWFYRDPQGEVQGPFLASEMSEWFKAGYFNVNLLVRRACDNRYSMLGDLIKMWGRVPFMPGPPVPPLKFPLQVTEPVAIPVPVGIPSALPKAGMEDPLVLYQYQQMCMLQNQLVLRHVRSTIVAKLSQSEQWASMSPADQNQLIYQHMLQQPEMAEISPIAVNPFVPTLTAQPANSIMQLFTQIQQAKTQSENQLPPSMHPTTPTPAGTIDPVQQLIQQMGGIQNLHGMQQPNMTPASTATPEDNPIKSLLRQLNVNGHPQPTQIESVWPLPPPQIAPPQFGTSNWQSQMGPIPAMPPGQLPNSLWDLHTKDMKTEHQILEEQKLRLQEEKKKDELKKREELERQAEEESAKKKLEEAKKARIAEEAAKRTEEERKKREEEKKRKEEEKRKQEEELRKKEEKKRREEERKREEKRKQDEENNRKKQEEEKRKKDEAKKLEEKQRKEEEKRKRIEEEQKREEEDRIKKEEEARRKVEVEEQAKRAEQRRREAEALRKLQERSKAPWAQTPHAPPPSTHASLAEIQRLEREKKAEELRVQQLMQQQLAQQRAAEVAQEVAATEISKGLQLKWAEKAAPVSKPLVKSLAQIQQEEQERLAKVKQQERERQEKAAQKEPVVALQSVGIWGTAAQSLNWTNAGANNQAWSNSSGTGGFWDDLTPPKATLTPKQSAKQSATAKASANPVQQQQQNNKATKSKTKKDEELVKKSFEQNTAKSDDFTQWCSKALGGLQASIDIPTFVAFLRDIESAYEVKEYVRLYLGDNKQCSEFAKQFLEKRSKWRSAQRPHPQADDLCKPAPAVNPNATTTEFQEVKGKAKKTKKGKMFKVDSRILGFSVTAAPDRINVGDRDYGEGV from the exons ATGACggattcaatgaaatttggtCCCGAGTG GTTGCGCAACTTGTCAGGAGATGGTTGCAGTGctggcgggggagggggaggaccTGGTATCCTTACCACCCCCCGTTATCAGCTTGCTGAGCATAGATATGGTCGTGAAGAGATGCTGGCTCTGTTTGACCGGAATTGTAAGCCCCCTGAACCTCTTGTTACTTTTCCTGCCCTCTACATCGTACAAGCCCAACAACCTTTGGCACTCACACCAATGACAGAAGAGGAAGCG CGTTCCTGGAATAGTGGGTTAACAAACAACGTGGGTCGTGGAAGAGGTGGGAGTGTAGATCGAGGAGGACGAGGCAGGGGTGGCAGAGGCATTTATCCAGGTCATTACTCTCGAGGTGTCGTTTTCGATGAACCAGGTGACGGAGTGAGAGCCGAGACACAGTCTTTCCAG GGACGAAGTAGACCATTCGACAGATCACAGAGTGAAAGAGGCTGGTCGGAACGAAATGGAGGACCTGAACCTGGAGACTGGAATGGTTCTACTAGTCCTAGAAAGGAATTGGGACGTGGAGGAGTCGGTGGGTCGTTTATGGAAGGCAATTGGCGACGACAACGTGCCGGTGAAGATGACGATGGATGGAGAGTCGCTTCGGGTAATCGTGGCGATAAGTGGG TCAGAGGTAGCTGGAGAGATGGTGGTGGCTCTGAGAGAGGTGATCGATTAGACAGACCAGATGGCGTAGATGGCGAAGAGGTGAGAAGTGGTAGTACACGTTGGGAGCACAGAACCAGTCATAGGTCTTCCCATGATTCTGTGCATCATCCCCCTACCCGCTCTCTTCGCACTTGGGAACCCAATCATCATGACAACCATGACAACCTTCCTGAATG GGCAACCGAGAATCCTAGCGAGAGCGGTGGCAGTTTTGATGCGTCAGGAGCATTCCATGGTGGCATGTATTCTGACGATGATGAAGATGGAATAATTAGTGCTGGTGGAAATCGAGAAACCAGGATTAGGCACTTGTCAGAAGGGAATAATTTAAGCAACTCTAAGCCTTTATCCAAATCCTTACTTCATAACCAAGGACCAATTTCCAGTCGTCGTATCAGTGCGACGACGAATGCTTTAATTCGAGAACGACCTAAATCCCTGCAACCCTTTGAGGACAAGGAAAGTTCTGAAGAGCAGGAAAAACGCAGCGTCTCACCGCCAAAGCCATTATCTACTCCAAATAATACACCGATTAAAAGTTCACCACCACCTGTAGTTGACATTACGCCTAGAAAAGTGCAAAGTCCCACCAACTTGGACAAAGTGATCGATCAAAATCCTTcgcaaattgaacaaaattcgAAATCCTCTGGTGAAATAGCGGTCAAAAAAGTTAGAACTACTGAGACCAGAAGTGAAACGTCAGTTATTAACAATGAAAAGCCACCGTTACATTCCGGAttaaaaaagagtaaaagtaCCTTGGGAATGATGTCGGCCACTAACGTCAGACAAAGGTCTGAAGAAGATCTAGAcagaatgaaagaagaagCCGACGCGTTAGTGGCCAAATTAATGGCTGATGAGGAAATTCATAAAGACCAACGATCCAGTGTTCCACCTTCGGTCAATAATCAGGTTCCTGGAATCCCTTCTGGACAGGAAAAGTGGTTTTATCGAGATCCTCAAGGTGAGGTACAAGGACCGTTTTTGGCCAGTGAAATGTCCGAATGGTTCAAAGCTGGATACTTTAACGTCAATTTGCTAGTTAGAAGAGCCTGCGACAATAGGTATTCCATGCTTGGGGATCTCATTAAAATGTGGGGCAGAGTACCGTTCATGCCAGGACCACCTGTACCTCCATTAAAG TTTCCCTTGCAGGTTACCGAGCCAGTAGCTATCCCAGTACCAGTTGGGATTCCCAGTGCCCTGCCAAAAGCTGGTATGGAAGACCCGTTAGTCCTGTATCAGTATCAACAAATGTGCATGCTGCAAAATCAGCTAGTCCTTCGACATGTGCGCTCCACCATTGTTGCAAAGTTATCACAATCTGAACAATGGGCATCTATGAGTCCTGCCGATCAAAATCAACTGATTTATCAACACATGCTGCAGCAGCCTGAAATGGCAGAGATATCACCCATTGCCGTCAACCCTTTTGTACCTACCCTAACTGCACAGCCAGCTAATTCTATAATGCAATTATTCACACAGATACAGCAG GCGAAAACGCAATCCGAAAATCAACTTCCACCATCTATGCATCCCACAACACCAACACCCGCAGGAACGATAGATCCTGTCCAACAGCTCATCCAACAAATGGGAGGGATACAAAATCTTCATGGAATGCAACAGCCAAATATGACACCTGCATCTACTGCTACACCTGAAGATAATCCGATTAAATCGTTGTTACGACAGCTCAACGTTAACGGACATCCGCAACCCACACAAATCGAGTCAGTTTGGCCGCTTCCTCCGCCCCAAATTGCACCACCTCAATTCGGAACATCAAATTGGCAATCCCAG ATGGGCCCTATTCCTGCCATGCCCCCTGGTCAATTGCCTAATTCTTTGTGGGACTTACATACTAAAGACATGAAGACTGAACACCAAATACTA GAGGAGCAGAAACTGAGGTtacaagaagaaaagaaaaaggatgaactcaaaaaacgagaagaactCGAAAGACAAGCAGAGGAAGAGAgtgcgaagaaaaaactagaagaagcgaaaaaagctCGAATAGCCGAGGAAGCAGCCAAGCGCacagaagaggaaagaaaaaagagagaagaagaaaaaaaaagaaaggaggaggaaaagcgCAAACAAGAGGAAGAGTtgagaaagaaggaagagaagaaacgcagggaggaggaaagaaaacgtgaagaaaagcgaaaacaAGACGAGGAAAATAACCGAAAGAAacaggaggaggaaaaaagaaagaaagatgaagccaaaaaactagaagaaaaacagagaaaagaggaggaaaagagaaagaggatagaagaagaacaaaaacgaGAGGAAGAAGATCGAATTAA gaaagaagaagaggccCGCAGAAAGGTAGAAGTTGAAGAGCAAGCTAAACGAGCGGAGCAAAGAAGACGAGAGGCAGAGGCACTCAGGAAGTTACAAGAACGTAGTAAGGCCCCTTGGGCACAAACGCCACATGCGCCACCTCCATCTACTCATGCTTCCCTTGCTGAAATACAAAGGCTCGAACGAGAGAAGAAGGCT GAGGAATTGCGAGTCCAGCAACTGATGCAACAGCAATTAGCACAGCAGAGAGCTGCGGAAGTAGCTCAGGAAGTAGCGGCAACAGAAATTTCGAAGGGTCTGCAGTTAAAATGGGCTGAAAAAGCTGCTCCAGTTTCTAAGCCTTTGGTCAAAAGTCTTGCTCAGATTCAGCAAGAAGAACAGGAGCGCCTCGCCAAGGTAAAG CAGCAAGAACGggaaagacaagaaaaagcTGCACAAAAAGAACCAGTTGTTGCACTACAAAGTGTTGGTATTTGGGGAACAGCTGCACAATCTCTAAACTGGACGAACGCCGGTGCTAACAATCAGGCTTGGTCTAATAGCAGCGGTACTGGTGGTTTTTGGGACGATCTAACGCCGCCTAAAGCTACGTTAACTCCTAAGCAGTCCGCCAAACAATCAGCAACTGCCAAGGCTTCCGCCAATCCCGtccagcaacaacaacaaaacaatAAAGCAACTAAAAGTAAAACCAAGAAGGACGAAGAGCTGGTGAAAAAGTCTTTTGAACAGAACACTGCCAAATCAGACGACTTCACTCAGTGGTGCAGCAAAGCACTGGGTGGTCTTCAAGCATCTATTGATA TTCCAACGTTCGTTGCCTTTTTACGTGACATTGAATCGGCCTACGAGGTCAAAGAATATGTCCGATTGTACCTGGGCGATAACAAGCAGTGCAGTGAATTTGCTAAGCAGTTCTTAGAGAAACGTAGTAAGTGGCGATCTGCTCAACGGCCACATCCTCAAGCTGATGACTTATGCAAACCTGCTCCAGCTGTTAATCCCAATGCAACGACTACAGAATTTCAGGAAGTCAAG ggaaaagcaaaaaaaacaaaaaaaggaaaaatgttcaaagtgGACAGCAGGATTCTTGGGTTTAGCGTCACTGCTGCTCCAGATCGCATCAATGTTGGTGATCGCGACTACGGAGAGGGCGTCTGA
- the LOC105689028 gene encoding GRB10-interacting GYF protein 2 isoform X5 codes for MTDSMKFGPEWLRNLSGDGCSAGGGGGGPGILTTPRYQLAEHRYGREEMLALFDRNCKPPEPLVTFPALYIVQAQQPLALTPMTEEEARSWNSGLTNNVGRGRGGSVDRGGRGRGGRGIYPGHYSRGVVFDEPGDGVRAETQSFQGRSRPFDRSQSERGWSERNGGPEPGDWNGSTSPRKELGRGGVGGSFMEGNWRRQRAGEDDDGWRVASGNRGDKWVRGSWRDGGGSERGDRLDRPDGVDGEEVRSGSTRWEHRTSHRSSHDSVHHPPTRSLRTWEPNHHDNHDNLPEWSYSCRATENPSESGGSFDASGAFHGGMYSDDDEDGIISAGGNRETRIRHLSEGNNLSNSKPLSKSLLHNQGPISSRRISATTNALIRERPKSLQPFEDKESSEEQEKRSVSPPKPLSTPNNTPIKSSPPPVVDITPRKVQSPTNLDKVIDQNPSQIEQNSKSSGEIAVKKVRTTETRSETSVINNEKPPLHSGLKKSKSTLGMMSATNVRQRSEEDLDRMKEEADALVAKLMADEEIHKDQRSSVPPSVNNQVPGIPSGQEKWFYRDPQGEVQGPFLASEMSEWFKAGYFNVNLLVRRACDNRYSMLGDLIKMWGRVPFMPGPPVPPLKVTEPVAIPVPVGIPSALPKAGMEDPLVLYQYQQMCMLQNQLVLRHVRSTIVAKLSQSEQWASMSPADQNQLIYQHMLQQPEMAEISPIAVNPFVPTLTAQPANSIMQLFTQIQQAKTQSENQLPPSMHPTTPTPAGTIDPVQQLIQQMGGIQNLHGMQQPNMTPASTATPEDNPIKSLLRQLNVNGHPQPTQIESVWPLPPPQIAPPQFGTSNWQSQMGPIPAMPPGQLPNSLWDLHTKDMKTEHQILEEQKLRLQEEKKKDELKKREELERQAEEESAKKKLEEAKKARIAEEAAKRTEEERKKREEEKKRKEEEKRKQEEELRKKEEKKRREEERKREEKRKQDEENNRKKQEEEKRKKDEAKKLEEKQRKEEEKRKRIEEEQKREEEDRIKKEEEARRKVEVEEQAKRAEQRRREAEALRKLQERSKAPWAQTPHAPPPSTHASLAEIQRLEREKKAEELRVQQLMQQQLAQQRAAEVAQEVAATEISKGLQLKWAEKAAPVSKPLVKSLAQIQQEEQERLAKVKQQERERQEKAAQKEPVVALQSVGIWGTAAQSLNWTNAGANNQAWSNSSGTGGFWDDLTPPKATLTPKQSAKQSATAKASANPVQQQQQNNKATKSKTKKDEELVKKSFEQNTAKSDDFTQWCSKALGGLQASIDIPTFVAFLRDIESAYEVKEYVRLYLGDNKQCSEFAKQFLEKRSKWRSAQRPHPQADDLCKPAPAVNPNATTTEFQEVKGKAKKTKKGKMFKVDSRILGFSVTAAPDRINVGDRDYGEGV; via the exons ATGACggattcaatgaaatttggtCCCGAGTG GTTGCGCAACTTGTCAGGAGATGGTTGCAGTGctggcgggggagggggaggaccTGGTATCCTTACCACCCCCCGTTATCAGCTTGCTGAGCATAGATATGGTCGTGAAGAGATGCTGGCTCTGTTTGACCGGAATTGTAAGCCCCCTGAACCTCTTGTTACTTTTCCTGCCCTCTACATCGTACAAGCCCAACAACCTTTGGCACTCACACCAATGACAGAAGAGGAAGCG CGTTCCTGGAATAGTGGGTTAACAAACAACGTGGGTCGTGGAAGAGGTGGGAGTGTAGATCGAGGAGGACGAGGCAGGGGTGGCAGAGGCATTTATCCAGGTCATTACTCTCGAGGTGTCGTTTTCGATGAACCAGGTGACGGAGTGAGAGCCGAGACACAGTCTTTCCAG GGACGAAGTAGACCATTCGACAGATCACAGAGTGAAAGAGGCTGGTCGGAACGAAATGGAGGACCTGAACCTGGAGACTGGAATGGTTCTACTAGTCCTAGAAAGGAATTGGGACGTGGAGGAGTCGGTGGGTCGTTTATGGAAGGCAATTGGCGACGACAACGTGCCGGTGAAGATGACGATGGATGGAGAGTCGCTTCGGGTAATCGTGGCGATAAGTGGG TCAGAGGTAGCTGGAGAGATGGTGGTGGCTCTGAGAGAGGTGATCGATTAGACAGACCAGATGGCGTAGATGGCGAAGAGGTGAGAAGTGGTAGTACACGTTGGGAGCACAGAACCAGTCATAGGTCTTCCCATGATTCTGTGCATCATCCCCCTACCCGCTCTCTTCGCACTTGGGAACCCAATCATCATGACAACCATGACAACCTTCCTGAATG GTCTTATTCTTGTAGGGCAACCGAGAATCCTAGCGAGAGCGGTGGCAGTTTTGATGCGTCAGGAGCATTCCATGGTGGCATGTATTCTGACGATGATGAAGATGGAATAATTAGTGCTGGTGGAAATCGAGAAACCAGGATTAGGCACTTGTCAGAAGGGAATAATTTAAGCAACTCTAAGCCTTTATCCAAATCCTTACTTCATAACCAAGGACCAATTTCCAGTCGTCGTATCAGTGCGACGACGAATGCTTTAATTCGAGAACGACCTAAATCCCTGCAACCCTTTGAGGACAAGGAAAGTTCTGAAGAGCAGGAAAAACGCAGCGTCTCACCGCCAAAGCCATTATCTACTCCAAATAATACACCGATTAAAAGTTCACCACCACCTGTAGTTGACATTACGCCTAGAAAAGTGCAAAGTCCCACCAACTTGGACAAAGTGATCGATCAAAATCCTTcgcaaattgaacaaaattcgAAATCCTCTGGTGAAATAGCGGTCAAAAAAGTTAGAACTACTGAGACCAGAAGTGAAACGTCAGTTATTAACAATGAAAAGCCACCGTTACATTCCGGAttaaaaaagagtaaaagtaCCTTGGGAATGATGTCGGCCACTAACGTCAGACAAAGGTCTGAAGAAGATCTAGAcagaatgaaagaagaagCCGACGCGTTAGTGGCCAAATTAATGGCTGATGAGGAAATTCATAAAGACCAACGATCCAGTGTTCCACCTTCGGTCAATAATCAGGTTCCTGGAATCCCTTCTGGACAGGAAAAGTGGTTTTATCGAGATCCTCAAGGTGAGGTACAAGGACCGTTTTTGGCCAGTGAAATGTCCGAATGGTTCAAAGCTGGATACTTTAACGTCAATTTGCTAGTTAGAAGAGCCTGCGACAATAGGTATTCCATGCTTGGGGATCTCATTAAAATGTGGGGCAGAGTACCGTTCATGCCAGGACCACCTGTACCTCCATTAAAG GTTACCGAGCCAGTAGCTATCCCAGTACCAGTTGGGATTCCCAGTGCCCTGCCAAAAGCTGGTATGGAAGACCCGTTAGTCCTGTATCAGTATCAACAAATGTGCATGCTGCAAAATCAGCTAGTCCTTCGACATGTGCGCTCCACCATTGTTGCAAAGTTATCACAATCTGAACAATGGGCATCTATGAGTCCTGCCGATCAAAATCAACTGATTTATCAACACATGCTGCAGCAGCCTGAAATGGCAGAGATATCACCCATTGCCGTCAACCCTTTTGTACCTACCCTAACTGCACAGCCAGCTAATTCTATAATGCAATTATTCACACAGATACAGCAG GCGAAAACGCAATCCGAAAATCAACTTCCACCATCTATGCATCCCACAACACCAACACCCGCAGGAACGATAGATCCTGTCCAACAGCTCATCCAACAAATGGGAGGGATACAAAATCTTCATGGAATGCAACAGCCAAATATGACACCTGCATCTACTGCTACACCTGAAGATAATCCGATTAAATCGTTGTTACGACAGCTCAACGTTAACGGACATCCGCAACCCACACAAATCGAGTCAGTTTGGCCGCTTCCTCCGCCCCAAATTGCACCACCTCAATTCGGAACATCAAATTGGCAATCCCAG ATGGGCCCTATTCCTGCCATGCCCCCTGGTCAATTGCCTAATTCTTTGTGGGACTTACATACTAAAGACATGAAGACTGAACACCAAATACTA GAGGAGCAGAAACTGAGGTtacaagaagaaaagaaaaaggatgaactcaaaaaacgagaagaactCGAAAGACAAGCAGAGGAAGAGAgtgcgaagaaaaaactagaagaagcgaaaaaagctCGAATAGCCGAGGAAGCAGCCAAGCGCacagaagaggaaagaaaaaagagagaagaagaaaaaaaaagaaaggaggaggaaaagcgCAAACAAGAGGAAGAGTtgagaaagaaggaagagaagaaacgcagggaggaggaaagaaaacgtgaagaaaagcgaaaacaAGACGAGGAAAATAACCGAAAGAAacaggaggaggaaaaaagaaagaaagatgaagccaaaaaactagaagaaaaacagagaaaagaggaggaaaagagaaagaggatagaagaagaacaaaaacgaGAGGAAGAAGATCGAATTAA gaaagaagaagaggccCGCAGAAAGGTAGAAGTTGAAGAGCAAGCTAAACGAGCGGAGCAAAGAAGACGAGAGGCAGAGGCACTCAGGAAGTTACAAGAACGTAGTAAGGCCCCTTGGGCACAAACGCCACATGCGCCACCTCCATCTACTCATGCTTCCCTTGCTGAAATACAAAGGCTCGAACGAGAGAAGAAGGCT GAGGAATTGCGAGTCCAGCAACTGATGCAACAGCAATTAGCACAGCAGAGAGCTGCGGAAGTAGCTCAGGAAGTAGCGGCAACAGAAATTTCGAAGGGTCTGCAGTTAAAATGGGCTGAAAAAGCTGCTCCAGTTTCTAAGCCTTTGGTCAAAAGTCTTGCTCAGATTCAGCAAGAAGAACAGGAGCGCCTCGCCAAGGTAAAG CAGCAAGAACGggaaagacaagaaaaagcTGCACAAAAAGAACCAGTTGTTGCACTACAAAGTGTTGGTATTTGGGGAACAGCTGCACAATCTCTAAACTGGACGAACGCCGGTGCTAACAATCAGGCTTGGTCTAATAGCAGCGGTACTGGTGGTTTTTGGGACGATCTAACGCCGCCTAAAGCTACGTTAACTCCTAAGCAGTCCGCCAAACAATCAGCAACTGCCAAGGCTTCCGCCAATCCCGtccagcaacaacaacaaaacaatAAAGCAACTAAAAGTAAAACCAAGAAGGACGAAGAGCTGGTGAAAAAGTCTTTTGAACAGAACACTGCCAAATCAGACGACTTCACTCAGTGGTGCAGCAAAGCACTGGGTGGTCTTCAAGCATCTATTGATA TTCCAACGTTCGTTGCCTTTTTACGTGACATTGAATCGGCCTACGAGGTCAAAGAATATGTCCGATTGTACCTGGGCGATAACAAGCAGTGCAGTGAATTTGCTAAGCAGTTCTTAGAGAAACGTAGTAAGTGGCGATCTGCTCAACGGCCACATCCTCAAGCTGATGACTTATGCAAACCTGCTCCAGCTGTTAATCCCAATGCAACGACTACAGAATTTCAGGAAGTCAAG ggaaaagcaaaaaaaacaaaaaaaggaaaaatgttcaaagtgGACAGCAGGATTCTTGGGTTTAGCGTCACTGCTGCTCCAGATCGCATCAATGTTGGTGATCGCGACTACGGAGAGGGCGTCTGA